A segment of the Kazachstania africana CBS 2517 chromosome 2, complete genome genome:
CTAAAGAAGATCTACATGTAGAACAGACAGAATTGATCAATGAACATATTTCTCCAATTTCAGTAGAATTGCCTGATTTCAATGTACTTCCTGGTAAAACGTCTACAAGACCTTTAAAATTGTACGGTAACTCCCTAGGTTTATTCCCTCCAACTTCTGGACTACGTGTAAAATTCGCCAAAATCCATCTTCATGAAAGCTATCGAGCTTTTTACGTTGTACTCCTAGCTTTTTTTACCGTGTTGCTCGCTCATACAACGTACCATCCTTCcaatatcaatttcctTTATAGATTCCATACTTGGTCTGACTACGTTAATTTTACcctttttatattctttacAATCCATGATCTGACAAAAATAATAGCATTTGGCTTTTGGGATGACTCTCAAATGTTTCGAGCAACCGGTCGTAAATACAAAACACTAGTAGAAAGGTTTGGAATAGAGAAACTATATAAATCACTGAGAGCTAAGTATGgctcaaaaattgttgacTCCATTTTTCCCTTTAAAGTTGTGTTGCATCATGAGACCGACAAAGAATACTCTCTCAGGAGTTCCGTCACAGATATTGACATGTTGCAGCCTAAAATTGAGTATAGGGATATGCCCAGAGCTTTTTCGCGTTCTTCTTGGAATAGAATTGACTTGATGTCTACTATATGTTTTTGGATTGGTAtgttcttttcaataaaggATTATGATGATAAAGTCGGTATAAGAATTTTCAAGCCTCTGGCTGTTTTCCGGATTTTGAGATTGGTCAATACAGACACCGGTATTTCATCTATATTAAGGGCATTAAAATACGGTATTCCTCAACTTGTCAATGTTGGATGGATGCTAGTTTATTTCTGGGTATTTTTTGGTATTTTGGGAGTTCAGATATTTCAAGGTTCCCTCAGAAGGCAATGTGTTTGGATAAATCCTGATGACCCAAACGACACATATCAATACGATATGCAATTTTGCGGGGGATATCTTGAACCTGTGACAGGCGCAAGGATGAATTATGTTTTCCATGATGGTAAAGATGGTATGGCTTCAAAGGGCTTTTTATGCCCCCAATATTCCAAGTGTATCTCTAATGCAAATCCTTATAACGGTAGAGTTAGCTTTGATAATATTGTGAACTCTATGGAATTGGTGTTTATAGTTATGAGTGCAAACACTTTCACAGATATTATGTATTATACCATGGATTCAGATGAAATGCCGGCCTGCTTGTTCTTTATTGTTtccatttttgttttgacTATTTGGATGATGAATCTTCTCATTGCAGTTCTTGTTTCTTCCTTCGAAATGGCAAACGAAAAGTTTAAAAAGGAAAGGCTAGAGGCTCATTCTAACGAAAGTTGGCCCGTACGGTTGTCAGTTGGatattggaaatttttcaaggtAAAGGCCTCAGTGACCAAATTCCCAAATTGGGCGGCAAAAGGACTCTCTGTTTATGCTAAAACTGAATGGGTTTTCGTTGCCTTAATTTTAGCTGATTTAATTTTCAGATGTGTGATAAATGCAGAAAGTTCTGATGACACTCTCAAAAGGCTTTTCAGGCTCGATAAATCCATCTCTGCCGTTTTACTCGTTGAATCACTTAtcagattttttcttcatattcCAAATCTTTGGAAGTTTTTGACAAAGCCaggatatatatatgacCTGATTGTTTCAATTATTACACTCATTATCAGCACGTTAGCAGATAAAGGAAAATTGGGGCATATTTACTTTTGGCTTTCcgtttttcaaattagcCGTTTTTATAGAGTTGTTTTGGTTATTCCATTAACTAGAAAGCTATGGACAATGGTGTTAAAGAACGGTGTTATGATATGGAATCTAACATctttttactttttctttatttttttagcAGCAATCATTTTGTCTGTATACTTTGAGGGAGTGGTTCCATCCAGTGAAGTATCTGATTATCCGTTTGCAATGTACTCACTTCctaattcttttctctctttATTTACAATTGCTTCAACTGAAAACTGGACCAATGTACTCTATGTCCTGCAAGATTATTCGCCAAATATCTCTTCTGCATTTTTTTGCTCAGTTCTACTCATTATGTGGTTTATACTTTCAAACTCTGTCATCctaaatattttcattgcaCTGATCTCAGATAGCATGGATGTTGACGAGAATGAAAAGAGATACATGCAAATAAagcattatttgaaatatgtcTATCCTCAAAAAATACAAGACTATACGCATGCCACTCTCCTCCAGAGAATAAGAAAGAAGTTTTTTAGGAAGCCAAATCAAGAGGACTCAAGGGActttaaacaatttttgatgagAGGAACAGCTATCATGAACATTGCCCATAATATGGGCGGAGACTTGGCGACTGAGTTTAACGACACATCTGGCGAAAGGATAAACGCTGCGAATAATTGGATTAATCGAATTATTACAGGGCTTTTCTCCCTTAACAGGTTGAGAATGTTCTCTGAAAATCCTTTCTACAAAAAACCAGAAGTTATTTTCACAGAAATAAACGATCAGAATGGAAAGTCGTTCGTATTACAGCTGAACGAAtttgaagaggaaaaacTGAATTACCTTGATAAACATCCATCGTTCAACTACTCTTATTACATTTTTTCCCCAAAACATAGATTCCGTAAGTTATGTCAACGATTGGTGGCTCCAAGTACAGGGAAGAGAACTGACGGTAGACACTTTTACGAGGATGACACAGATGCGTATGATAAAAGGCATTATTTTAATAGAATTGAAAGGGacttttttgtttttatttatGCAGCTGTCACTTTGTTACTCGTTGTCTGTTCCTGTTATGTGACGCCCctttacaaaatgaagGAAAACATTGAAACATTCGATTGGCCTTTTTATCTTGACATAACGTTTATTTCGATGTTTACCCTTGAATTTATTGTCAAAACGATAGCAGACGGTTTTATATATTCTCCCAATGCATATGTTAGAAACCCGTGGAATTGTATAGACCTTGTTGTGCTTGTATCTATGTTCATTTATTTGGTGGCATACTTAGAAAACAATGGCAACATATCCAGAATTTTTAAAGGACTGTCAGCATTAAGAGCGCTAAGATGTTTAACCATAAGTAATACCGCGAGACAAACATTCAACTTAGTTCTTTTTGATGgaataaagaatatttgCGAAGCTGCTTTGATTTGTTTTAGCTTATTGTTTCCATTTGCTGTATGGGGATTGGGCCTCTTTAGAGGACGTCTGAGCACATGTAACGATTCAGATCTGTCGAAGGCTGAAtgttttaatgaatttacaAATACTGTTTTCAATAGAGATATCATGATGCCCAGAGTGTACAGTCAGCCCTACTTACATTTTGACAGTTTTTCGAAAAGTTTCAAGTCTCTTTACGAGATCATCTCGTTGGAAGGATGGGTAGATCTGCTAAGTAATCTGATGAACAGTACAGGAGTAGGAACTCCCGCTTCCGACCTCGCTACTCCTAGTAATGCTGTCTTTCTGATTCTCTTCAACTTTTTGAGTATGGTGTTCATTTTAAATCTCTTTGTGtcttttattataaatAACCATAAGAGAACGACTGGAAGCGCTTATCACACAGTAGAGGAAAAGTCGTGGTTAGAATCGGTGAAGCTATTATCTCAAGCAAAACAGAGGGTGAGGCCGAGCTTGATGGAACTTCCAAAATCAAggcaatttttttatcaacTTGCGGTCGAGAAGAATAATTTCTATTATGCAACTCTGCTGCAAATAGTGCTGTATATTCACATTGTTATGTTGTTGAGTTTATCGTACAGCGAGACCGGTACTTCATTAGGATACGATGAAAAGTATTTCATGTTTTCTACGTCGGTATTTATGCTTCAAGAGGtgttttatatttatgGAGAAAGTTTACCTTTGTACTTGAGTCAGAAATGGAATGTATCCCgatttatctttatttgtACTTCATTTATTTTGACAATCCTGGGCCTTAATATTCCTCTCGAGTATGCCTGGTTTCACAATGTTAACGATTTTTTCCACTTGgcatattttctttttattatacCACAGAATGACACTTTAAGTGAGCTTCTAGAAACCGCAATGGCAAGTTTACCTCCTATTCTCTCACTTACGTATACATGGGCTATTTTATTTCTAGTTTATGCTATTGCactaaatcaaattttcgGATTGACTAGGCTTGGCCCAAACACTACtgataatattaatttcaGAACGGTTATCAAAAGTTTAATAGTTCTTTTCAGATGCAGTTTCGGTGAAGGGTGGAATTATATTATGGATGATTTAACAGTTTCAAAGCCTTTCTGTTATTATGGAGAATCTGGTTATGGTGACTGCGGATCAAATACCTATGCGTATTTATTAATGATGTCATGGAATGTTTTATCGATGTACATTTTTATCAACCTGTTCATTTCCCTAGTTATTGGGAACTTCAGTTATGTATATAGGCGAAGTACTTCTCATTTTGCTGTTAATAGGATggaaattagaaaatatgtTAACGCATGGTCCAAATTTGATTCTGATGGTACAGGTGAGATAGAATTTTCCTATTTGCCGAAGTTAATGCATTCTTTTGATGGTactttttcattcaaaatttgggAAGGTAGATTAAGCGTTAAAAACTTGGTAAAAAATTACATGACAGTGAATCCAGACGATCCCTATGATGTTAAGGTTGATTTGGAAGGTTTAAATAGGGAGCTTGACACTGTGGATAAGGCAAAGATTATTCAAAGGAAGTTGCAATATAGACGTTTCGTTCAAGAGGTTCATCATACAAATTCATATCGTGGTGCAATAAAGTTCGGTAATTTACTTCAATTAATACCATTATACACAAGTTACAACCCTCGAGAGTGTTTAGGAATTGATGAGTATGTCCGCTATTTGTATAATTTGGGTAAAGTTGATAAATTCTTGGACAATCAAAGAAATGTTGACGTACTGGATATGGTTGTTACGAGATGGAAATACCATCTAAGAAACAAGAGAAGAGACTTGGATGAAGATCTTATTT
Coding sequences within it:
- the CCH1 gene encoding calcium channel protein CCH1 (similar to Saccharomyces cerevisiae CCH1 (YGR217W); ancestral locus Anc_5.113), whose protein sequence is MDSDNRKLTAPFEPVRNPFITDDEEPYEDTRNRNVVPPSLHISPPQSEAEDTSESTEEEVEGNRLRLADLFKVRRAEANGGKRPKLSLKTSLSDDDIEDKTSNSIPPARSMLSTPSVGGRRRRSSASTDQSKSRSSSASSKDRVPKSARVLSFVAADDMDDFKILQEGFEGANNEAGQSWLPPLTSNDESKLPKTPADQTSFEGIFLHSKSSQKSTSRERTPEPGPSDYSRLSPLKNASDTKSYLGTKRNDISKEDLHVEQTELINEHISPISVELPDFNVLPGKTSTRPLKLYGNSLGLFPPTSGLRVKFAKIHLHESYRAFYVVLLAFFTVLLAHTTYHPSNINFLYRFHTWSDYVNFTLFIFFTIHDLTKIIAFGFWDDSQMFRATGRKYKTLVERFGIEKLYKSLRAKYGSKIVDSIFPFKVVLHHETDKEYSLRSSVTDIDMLQPKIEYRDMPRAFSRSSWNRIDLMSTICFWIGMFFSIKDYDDKVGIRIFKPLAVFRILRLVNTDTGISSILRALKYGIPQLVNVGWMLVYFWVFFGILGVQIFQGSLRRQCVWINPDDPNDTYQYDMQFCGGYLEPVTGARMNYVFHDGKDGMASKGFLCPQYSKCISNANPYNGRVSFDNIVNSMELVFIVMSANTFTDIMYYTMDSDEMPACLFFIVSIFVLTIWMMNLLIAVLVSSFEMANEKFKKERLEAHSNESWPVRLSVGYWKFFKVKASVTKFPNWAAKGLSVYAKTEWVFVALILADLIFRCVINAESSDDTLKRLFRLDKSISAVLLVESLIRFFLHIPNLWKFLTKPGYIYDLIVSIITLIISTLADKGKLGHIYFWLSVFQISRFYRVVLVIPLTRKLWTMVLKNGVMIWNLTSFYFFFIFLAAIILSVYFEGVVPSSEVSDYPFAMYSLPNSFLSLFTIASTENWTNVLYVLQDYSPNISSAFFCSVLLIMWFILSNSVILNIFIALISDSMDVDENEKRYMQIKHYLKYVYPQKIQDYTHATLLQRIRKKFFRKPNQEDSRDFKQFLMRGTAIMNIAHNMGGDLATEFNDTSGERINAANNWINRIITGLFSLNRLRMFSENPFYKKPEVIFTEINDQNGKSFVLQLNEFEEEKLNYLDKHPSFNYSYYIFSPKHRFRKLCQRLVAPSTGKRTDGRHFYEDDTDAYDKRHYFNRIERDFFVFIYAAVTLLLVVCSCYVTPLYKMKENIETFDWPFYLDITFISMFTLEFIVKTIADGFIYSPNAYVRNPWNCIDLVVLVSMFIYLVAYLENNGNISRIFKGLSALRALRCLTISNTARQTFNLVLFDGIKNICEAALICFSLLFPFAVWGLGLFRGRLSTCNDSDLSKAECFNEFTNTVFNRDIMMPRVYSQPYLHFDSFSKSFKSLYEIISLEGWVDLLSNLMNSTGVGTPASDLATPSNAVFLILFNFLSMVFILNLFVSFIINNHKRTTGSAYHTVEEKSWLESVKLLSQAKQRVRPSLMELPKSRQFFYQLAVEKNNFYYATLLQIVLYIHIVMLLSLSYSETGTSLGYDEKYFMFSTSVFMLQEVFYIYGESLPLYLSQKWNVSRFIFICTSFILTILGLNIPLEYAWFHNVNDFFHLAYFLFIIPQNDTLSELLETAMASLPPILSLTYTWAILFLVYAIALNQIFGLTRLGPNTTDNINFRTVIKSLIVLFRCSFGEGWNYIMDDLTVSKPFCYYGESGYGDCGSNTYAYLLMMSWNVLSMYIFINLFISLVIGNFSYVYRRSTSHFAVNRMEIRKYVNAWSKFDSDGTGEIEFSYLPKLMHSFDGTFSFKIWEGRLSVKNLVKNYMTVNPDDPYDVKVDLEGLNRELDTVDKAKIIQRKLQYRRFVQEVHHTNSYRGAIKFGNLLQLIPLYTSYNPRECLGIDEYVRYLYNLGKVDKFLDNQRNVDVLDMVVTRWKYHLRNKRRDLDEDLIFSQELQVLHNSDSEDSVDIYPLSTPRMDFGVDNFLWSPGLKRDGNNK